GATGTCGTCCCAGCGCACGAACTCGTCCTGGAGGGCGCTGTGGACGGTGCGGTCGGCGTGCTCGATACCGCCGAGGGTCTCGTCGGAGAGGACGACCCCGAAACCGAAGGTGTCGTCGGGGGCGTTGCGCTCCCAGACGGTTATCTCGCGGCGCGGGTCGAGCCGTTTGAGCAGGACGGCGGCGTACAGCCCGCCGGGGCCGCCGCCGATGACGGCGATCCTGAGAGGTTCCCCGGCTGCCCGGCCCACCGGCGCGGGTGCCTGCGACGGTGCCTGTGCCCGCGCCGACACGGTCAGCGGCCCTGCCACTTGGGCGGGCGCTTCTCCGTGAAGGCGGCGTGGAACTCCGCGTAGTCCTCGCCGTTCATCAGCAACGCCTGCGTGGCCGCGTCCAGTTCGACGGACGCGGCGAGCGGCATGTCCAGCTCGGCCGTGAGCAGCGCCTTGGTCTGCGCGTACGCGAGGGCCGGGCCGTCCGCGAGCCGGCGGGCGAGTTCGTGTGCGCGGGTGCCGGCGGCGCCCTCGTCGGTCAACTCGCTGATGAGGCCGATCCGTTCGGCCTCGGGCGCACGCACGGGCTCGCCCAGCATCAGCAGCCGGGTGGCATGCCCGAGGCCGACGACGCGCGGCAGCAGATAGGCCGCGCCCATGTCACCGCCGGAGAGACCGACGCGGGTGAAGAGGAACGCGAAGCGCGCGGTGGGGTCGGCGACCCGGAAGTCGGCCGCCAGCGCGAGGACCGCACCGGCACCGGCCGCGACCCCGTGCACGGCGGCGATCACCGGGAACGGGCATTCGCGTACGGCCCTGACGACCTGTCCCGTCATCCGGTTGAAGTCGAGGAGCTGGGCGGTGTCCATGGAGAGCGTGGCACCGATGATCTCGTCCACGTCTCCGCCCGAGCAGAAGCCGCGCCCCTCGCCCGCCAGCACGAGGGCACGGACGGACCGCTCCCTGGACAGCTCGGCGAGCAGGTCGCGCAGGTCGGCGTAGGCGCCGAAGGTGAGGGCGTTGAGTTTGTCGGGCCGGGCGAGGGTGACGGTCGCGACGCCGTCCTCGCGTGTCAGCCGCAGATGGCGCCACTCCTCGGTGCGGGGGGTGGAGCCGGAGAACGGGCTCATGGGGTGCGGCCTCCTTCAGCTCGATGCTGTGTGCCGGTCGCCCGGTGGGCGCGGGACGCCGGGGCGGACCCCGCGGACCCTCGAAAGCAAGGTATCACTTGTCCGTGACTTCCGTCACGAGTACGCGATAAGGTGCGCGCCGACCGCGTCGGGCGCGTCTCACCGGTGCCGCCAAAGGTCCCGGGTGATATGTGGCGGAGGTCCCATTTCCAGCGGTCCGCTGCCCCTTGTGAACATGTTTACGCTCCGTAAAGCTGGCCCAAGCCCCTCCCGTGCCGGGAGACTCCCCACGTTCCGGCCCTGGATCTCGTGGCATCTCCACAGCACCTCGGAACAGCACCTCGAACGGAATTCCCGCCTTGCCCGAAAGACCGGACACCGCCTTCTGGCGCATCACACTGCCGCACAACGCGGCAGCTGTGCCGATGGCGCGTGCCCTGATCCGTACGGCGCTGGCCGACATCGGGCCGACGGCGGACAGCGACACGGCGGAGCTGCTGACCGCTGAGCTGGTCGCCAACGCCGTCGAGCACACGGATCCGGCCGTCCCCATAGAGCTGGTGGTCGAGCTGCTGCCGTCGGGCTGCCAGATCGAGGTCCACGACGGCGACCCCGGCCCGCCGGGCGACCTGACGACGCCGGTGCCCGGCCAGATGCCGGACCCCTGGCAGGAGCACGGCCGGGGGCTGCTCCTGATCCGCAGGCTGAGCGCCGACTGCGGTCATCGCCCGACGGATCAGGGCAAGGCGGTCTGGTTCACGCTGTCAGCACGCTGAGCCGCCCGGCGTCACCGGCGCGCCTGGCCGGGCGCGGGGGCGGGCGCGAGGCCCGGGGCCAGGTCAGGGGCCAGCGTCGCGACGAGTACGGCCTTGATGGTGTGCAGCCGGTTCTCCGCCTCGTCGAAGACCACCGAGTGCGCGGACTCGAAGACCTCGTCGGTCACTTCGAGTTCCGTGAGCCCGTGGCGTTCGTGGATCTCCCACCCGACGACCGTCCCGAGGTCGTGGAAGGCCGGGAGGCAGTGCAGGAACTTCACGTCCGGATTCCCGGTCGCGCTCAGCACGTCCATCGTCACGCTGTACGGGCCGAGCGCCGCGATGCGCTCGTCCCAGACCTCCTGCGGCTCCCCCATCGACACCCATACGTCCGTGGCCACGAAGTCGGCGCCGCTGACACCCTCCGCGATGGACTCGGTGAGGGTGATGCGGGCGCCGCTGATCTCGGCGGCCTTGCGTGCCACGGCGACGACGTCGTCCGCCGGCCAGTAGGCGCGGGGCCCGACGATCCGTACGTCCATGCCCAGCAGCGCGCCGGTGACGAGGTAGGAGTTGCCCATGTTGTAGCGGGCGTCGCCGAGGTAGGCGAAGACGATCCGGTCCAGCGGCTTGTCCGTGTGCTCGGTCATCGTGAGCACGTCGGCGAGCATCTGGGTGGGGTGCCAGTCGGCGGTGAGTCCGTTGAAGACGGGCACTCCGGCGTGGGCGGCCAGCTCCTCGACGGTCGACTGCGCGTCGCCCCGGAACTCGATGCCGTCGAACATCCGGCCGAGCACGCGGGCGGTGTCCTTCGCGGACTCCTTCTTCCCGATGTGCGAGCCGGCCGGGTCGATGTACGTCGTGGAGGCACCCTGGTCGGCGGCGGCCACCTCGAAGGCGCAGCGGGTGCGGGTGGATGCCTTCTCGAAGATGAGGGCGATGTTCTTGCCGCGCAGGAGCTGGACCTCGTTGCCCGCCTTCTTGGCAGCCTTGAGCCCGGCGGCCAGCTCGACCAGCCCACGGAACTCCTCGGCGGTGAAGTCGAGCTCCTTGAGGAAGTGGCGGCCTGCGAGTTGTATCGCCATGGTGGCTGCTCCTGCTTCGCGAATACGGGGACTGGGGGGATACCGGGACCTGTACGGGACCGATACAGAGACCTTGGAACTATATACGCCATTCCGTATTGGTATACAGAGGGTCCTGAGGCCGGGCGGCCGCTTGGATCACACGGCGTCCCGCTCGATCGGGCAGCTCATACAGCGCGGCCCGCCCCGCCCCCGGCCCAGCTCACTGCCACGGATCTCGATCACCTCGATCCCCTGCTTGCGCAGAAAGGTGTTGGTCGTGGCGTTGCGCTCGTACGCCACGACCACCCCCGGCTCCACGGCCAGCACGTTGCAGCCGTCGTCCCACTGCTCGCGCTCGGCCGCGTGCACGTC
The nucleotide sequence above comes from Streptomyces sp. NBC_01716. Encoded proteins:
- a CDS encoding enoyl-CoA hydratase family protein, which translates into the protein MSPFSGSTPRTEEWRHLRLTREDGVATVTLARPDKLNALTFGAYADLRDLLAELSRERSVRALVLAGEGRGFCSGGDVDEIIGATLSMDTAQLLDFNRMTGQVVRAVRECPFPVIAAVHGVAAGAGAVLALAADFRVADPTARFAFLFTRVGLSGGDMGAAYLLPRVVGLGHATRLLMLGEPVRAPEAERIGLISELTDEGAAGTRAHELARRLADGPALAYAQTKALLTAELDMPLAASVELDAATQALLMNGEDYAEFHAAFTEKRPPKWQGR
- a CDS encoding ATP-binding protein — protein: MPERPDTAFWRITLPHNAAAVPMARALIRTALADIGPTADSDTAELLTAELVANAVEHTDPAVPIELVVELLPSGCQIEVHDGDPGPPGDLTTPVPGQMPDPWQEHGRGLLLIRRLSADCGHRPTDQGKAVWFTLSAR
- the argF gene encoding ornithine carbamoyltransferase — its product is MAIQLAGRHFLKELDFTAEEFRGLVELAAGLKAAKKAGNEVQLLRGKNIALIFEKASTRTRCAFEVAAADQGASTTYIDPAGSHIGKKESAKDTARVLGRMFDGIEFRGDAQSTVEELAAHAGVPVFNGLTADWHPTQMLADVLTMTEHTDKPLDRIVFAYLGDARYNMGNSYLVTGALLGMDVRIVGPRAYWPADDVVAVARKAAEISGARITLTESIAEGVSGADFVATDVWVSMGEPQEVWDERIAALGPYSVTMDVLSATGNPDVKFLHCLPAFHDLGTVVGWEIHERHGLTELEVTDEVFESAHSVVFDEAENRLHTIKAVLVATLAPDLAPGLAPAPAPGQARR